Within Equus przewalskii isolate Varuska chromosome 9, EquPr2, whole genome shotgun sequence, the genomic segment AGGGATGGGCAgtgctttcttctttgccttGTGAATTTGGGGGAGTTCACTCCTCCCCCTCAAGGCCCAGAAGTCCTTCTGGAATGTCCAGGACAGGGATTTTTTATCCACAGAGGGATGGATAGCTGTAGGAACTTCCTTTCTGACTGGATAAAGCTGCCTTATCTCCTTGACAGCAGTGGATAACTGTTGTGCCTGCTTCCTCCTGTAGGACTCAGCTAAGAGGTGCCAATTGAGAGTTTGGGCTGTTTGAGTCCTTTTGGTAGCTGATGGGGACACTGGTTCAGGGATCGGAAACAGCTCTAGCCacctccccttttcttttcttctaattggAGGGATCACTTGTAAATGCACTGGACTCAAAACATCCTTATAGGTTCGTGCTATATCTGTGTGACTTAACTCTAGGTTCTGCCTGAGGTGTTTAGCAATGGCTTTAAGATTGGACAGATTCGTCCATTTCACGTATCCCTTTGAAGTCAAGTGTCTGAGGAGCTGGCTCAGTCTATGGAAACTGTCTCTGGAAAGTTGctgtcctgcttccagccttATTAAGGCATTATTAATCCAGTCCTCATCTGAGAGGCTGGCTTCTGAGTAGCACGGGCTTTGGGCCGGCATGGAGGTAAgggatggggctggggctggggctggggcttggTACTCAGTTTTCCCCATCAGGGAATCCCACTTCCACCTGCCGCCTTTGGTCCTCCATTCAGGTTTTTGTGGTTTCCTGGTTTCAGATAAGTGGAACTCTGGCCTGTGGAGGCCTTCTGGGAACTGAGTCTCTAAGCCTGTTTCCATGACTTGTAAAAACATGCCCCTGGCTTTCTCCAAGAGCACATCCTCTTGTCTTCTCCATGAACTTGTCATGGGGCGTGCTCCAAGAAGTCGATTTTCCTGTGCTTCCAAATCCAGATGATCCCCTAACACTTTCAGGGGCATTCCCTCTTCTTTCTCGAGGACTACTGGGAGTGGTATTTTGAAGGGGCTCTTCAGAAATGTTGTCCACGTAGCCGTATCCATAAGTGTAGGTTCTCTCCTTCCATCAGGCAatctctctttcttaaaaggcATTTCCCTTCGAGCTCTACGCTCCCTTTCCTCAGTAAGAACATCACCTTCTGTTACTGGCTTCAGTAAGctcacttcttcctttgcaaGCTCTGTTTTCAGTACTCTCTCTTCTAAGAGCACTGCCTCCATAAGTCTACTCTCTTTTTCCTCGTCTTTGCTCAagctctcctccccctcctcctccctcgggctctcctcctcctcctcactcgggctctcctcctcctcctcactcgggctctccttctcctcctcactcaGGCTCTCCTCGTCCTCACTCAggctttcctcctcctcactcgggctctccttctcctcctcactcaGGCTCTCCTCGTCCTCACTCaggctttcctcctcctccctcgggctctcctcctcctcctcactcgggctctccttctcctcctcactcaGGCTCTCCTCGTCCTCACTCAggctttcctcctcctcactcgggctctcctcctcctcctcactcgggctctccttctcctcctcactcaGGCTCTCCTCGTCCTCACTcaggctctcctcctcctcactcggactctccttctcctcctcactcaggctctccttctcctcctcactcaggctctccttctcctcactcgggctctcctcctcctcactcgggctctccttctcctcctcgctcaggctctcctcctcctcctcactcaggctctcctccccactcgggctctcctcctcactcaggctctcctcctcctccttgctgaGGTGCTCCTTCGCTTCCTCATGTGGgccctctgtttccttcctcctcagcCGCTCTTTCTCCGGAAGcaacctcttttcctttttccttctttgggcTGAACTCTTAGGCTTCTTAGCCAAGTTCTCTTCCAGTTTCTCTTCACTCAGGCTtaccttctttttctgcttcttaatcagatgtttccttttctctctctggggcagaagctcctcctcttctccttcctcagtgagactctcctcctctttccccttcttagTTGGGCCTTCCTCTATTTCCTTCTTAATCAAGCTTTCAGATAAGCCCTCTAACATTAGGCCTCTGATATTCTTTAATAACCACTTTACCCAGGTCTTTTCTGGTTTATTCTCAACTCTCTTCACAAGCTTCTTTAGCTGCTTTTTTCCTAACAGATTTTGCTCCTGGACCTCCTTTAAGATACTTTGTACCTGGATTTTATCTAATAGTGTGTTTTCCTGGGCCTTCTGTAATAACCGTTGGTCCTCCTCCAGGCTCTCTTCATCAGTCAGTGTTCTCTCTTTGGTAGCTAGTCTGTCGTcttctagttttctctctttctgagctAGTTCCTTCTCGTCTGTGGTTATTTCctcctgttctttaaaaaattcccacCTCTGGTCATCAATTTCACTCCTTTCCATAATGAATGATCTCTTTTCCTCAagtatttctgtttcttccagtgTCGCTGTACTTATTTCTCTAATTGTTTTAGCCAGGATCCTCAAGAGCtgactctctttcttccttatatCTTTTTCCCTGGAACTGGCCTCTTTGTCTTCCGAACTAATACCCTTTTCCATATCCAGTTTCCTCATTGCCtctattctttcctctttggttcttttcttttttttctcggCAGCAGCCGTCTCCTTGGTCCTAATATCATAGGCCAGTTTCCTCTCTTCCTGGGAAGGTTTGCCCTCTTCTTTCacaacttctttctcttcttgggttgtttttttctttcgcTTAGTTATGCCAATTCCCTCCTTGGCTTTTGCCTTTCCTTTCTTAGCAATATGTCTCTCTTCTTTGGCCACTTTACTACCTTCCTGTGTCAGTCTTTTCTCCATGTCACCTGCTTGTTCTTCCTCTTCTAGGGACAATCTCTCTTTTTCCCAGGCCCATTGTTTTTTTtgctcactctctttctcctctttctgaccCTGTATTCTCTCTTTCTGGGCCTGTTTTTCCTCTTGTAGGGCGAGCTGCCCTTTTTCATAGgtccattgttttttttcctcgATGGCTTTCTTATCTTGCCCAacccatttctcctctttcttagtttgtttctctttttccatggcctgtttcttttcttttggggaCACTTCCttaatttcctccttctttttctcctctttcttagcctgtttctctttttccatggcctgtttcctttcttttggggtcacttcctcaatttcctccttctttttctcctctttcttagcctgtttctctttttccatggcctgtttcttttcttttgggggcACTTCCTCAATTTCCTCcgtctttttctcctctttcttagcctgtttctctttttccatggcctgtttcctttcttttggggtcacttcctcagtttcctccttctttttctcctctttcttagcctgtttctctttttccatggcctgtttcctttcttttgaggTCACTTCCTCAATTTCCTCcgtctttttctcctctttcttagcctgtttccctttttccatggcctgtttcttttcttttcgggacacttcctcagtttcctccttctttttctcctctttcttagcctgtttctctttttccatggcctgtttcctttcttttggggtcacttcctcagtttcctccttctttttctcctctttcttagcctgtttctctttttccatggcctgtttcttttcttttgggggcACTTCCTCAATTTCCTCcgtctttttctcctctttcttagcctgtttccctttttccatggcctgtttcttttcttttggggacacctcctcaatttcctccttctttttctcctctttcttaggctctttctctttttccatggcctgtttcttttcttttcggGACACTTCCTcaatttcctccttctttttctcctctttcttagcctgtttctctttttccatggcctgtttcttttctttagggGACACCTCCTCAATTTCCTCcgtctttttctcctctttcttagcctgtttctctttttccatgggctgtttcttttcttttggggaCACTTCCttaatttcctccttctttttctcctctttcttagcctgtttctctttttccatggcctgtttcttttcttttggagacACTTCctcaatttccttcattttttcttcttctgggatcagtttcattttttctctgccctgttttttcccctcagcctctttctccactttttgagccaacttctcctctttctgatcccatcttttctccttctgggcctgtttcttttcttcctgtgaccatctctccatttcttcagcctgtttctcctctcctaggtccattttctttttcaccctggcctgttgtttctttttctcagttgttttctcctcttcccgggcccttctctccttttcccaagcttttgtctcctttttctggGTCTTTTTATCTCCTTCTTGTGACAATTTCTCCATTTCCCCAAATGGTTCCTCCTCTTCTAGGCCTGGTTTCTTTCTTTGCCACGCTAATTGTTTATCCTTGGcctgtttttcctccttcttagCCTGCCTCTCTTTCTGGTCTTCTTTCTCCTGTTTcccatcttgttttttcttttcttgggttTGTTCCTCTTTATGGgcctcttttttcttgtttactaaccatttcttcttttcttgggtCAATGTAATCTCTTGCTTTGCCATGTTGGCCCTTTTTAATGcctgttttctgtctttcccaGACAGTCCTTCCTCTTCTCTAGACAAATATTCCTTTTCCTGGGCCAATTTTCCCCTTTTCCAGGCCTCTTCCTCAACAAGTTTCTCCATACTCCAGATGTGTCTCCTCTTTCTGAGGACCTTTTTCCATTCTTCAGCTTGTTTCTGTATGTCCAGGATTAGTTCCTCTTcccaggccagctcctcctcttcctcacccagctcctcctcttcctcacccagctcctcctcttcctcacccagctcctcctcttcctcacccagctcctcctcttcctcacccagctcctcctcttcctcacccagctcctcctctccttcacccagctcctcctcttcctcacccagctcctcctcttcctcacccagctcctcctctccttcacccagctcctcctcttcctcacccagctcctcctcttcctcactcagctcctcctcttcctcacccagctcctcctcttcctgggacAACTTCCTCTCTTCCCAGACAGGCAACCCCTCTTCCTGGGCCCACACGCCTTCTTCCTGAGCCAGCATAATCTGCTCCCGGTCCCACTTCCTCCTTTCTGGTGTTGCCTTCCCGTCTTTCCGGGTCACTCGCTCTCTTTTCCCTGGAAGTCTCCCCTCTCTTCCagtccatttcttttctcctaggCCTAACTTCTTGGTTAATATTTTTTGTGGGAAAGCcagtatttcttctttcccagctATTTTACCTTCTTGATGGGTCAGTTTTTTCTTATCCTTGGTCAGTTTCTCCTTTCCCTGCACTAATTTCCTCTCTGGCTTActcaatttcctttcttcctcagctATTTTCCCTTCTCGCCTGGCCAGTTCCCTtactcctttttttaattttcttttctctaagacTAGATgatctgagaaagaaattttctttttcttgactttctcaaAAAGTGCCTTGcctttctttaataatttttcacCCCTTTGTTCTCTCCATCCTACTGTCCTTTCTTCCTTGACCTCTCtaaccactttttctttttcttccacccCTCTGTCATCCAGTTCTGATGAGTCCTTTAAAAGGGGGCAGATCTCTTGGAAGAGATCCCAGCTGGGCTGTCGGGAAGCAAGCATCACCTGAGCCAAGTCCACCAATTCTTGACCCAAATCCCTTAACATTCCTGGATGGGTACTTGCTATCCTTGAGGTGACAAGATAGCAAATGTCATCCCTCCAAGACCTGGTGTCTGATCTACTTGCACGTCCAGGGATCCCAGCCAAACCATGGGAACTCTTTTTAGATTTCTTCCTTGTATCTTCTTCTTGCTCAGTAACTTGTACGACTTCTTCCTTGGGCTCTTCTGCAGGTGTCTCAGAAATAACCTCcgaatgttttttctctttcaacttcACATATGCGTTTTCATGCCCTTTTTTCAGTGCGCTTTTCCAGAGCCCTTTCACGTATTGTTGTTTTTGCAGTGTAGGGATCACTTCTTCATCCTCTTTCATGCCATGTTGATCTATGGCCTTCATCACCTCCATGACTTCCTGGGCTTCTGTGGCTTCCGTGGCCTCCAACGCGACCTCCTGTGATTCAGCGTCCTCTTGGGATCCAACTGGGCTGAAAGTACTTAGTGTTGGCTCTGGCTCCAAGGCAACATCCTGGGTGTCAGTTTGCCCTGATTTCCTGGCCTCTCTTTGTTCACCTTGATCCTCTGACTCCACCAACACAGGACTAAACTTTACAGATTCTGTCCGTCTCTGCTTCCTGGAAACTTTCAGATCCTTTTTACCTGCAGAGATATTGGGagaaaaatagttaagaaaaacACAGAGTTCCTGAGTGGGATCCTTTGTACTATCTAGTTCAATGAACTACCATAAGAGGTACAAAggcaaaggagactgaggctttATGGTACAGAAATGCTTGCTGTTTTATCCCAGCTTCCACATCCTAAAGAAATAAGACCTTGGTCTCTGTTGTGTGGTCAGTCTTTCCCAGGAAGCTTACTTTCTGTGAAAAAGATTCTCCTTATTTAACTCTGTTCCCACTGGAATCTTTTTATATACCTTGGCCTTATAGACCTTGCCTTTTGGTGCCCTGAGATGGGCCCCAATTATGCGCCACATATTACCCCATACATACTATGATATCTGCTCCTTGCTTGAATATGTGTCGTTCTTCTCCTCGGTTTAATGATCTTTTTATGTTCTGAAAAAGGTGTGCGTGTTTCTTCATAAAGGGCCTCAAGTTCACTAGCCCTTGCTCTatctaaagaaaaagtaaattcttgGTCTCCACGTGACAAGGTCAGGTTTTCTTTTAGCCGCTGCTGCACCTGAGTAAGCAGCCACTGGATGTCTTTAGCTTGAATCCCCAGCAGCTGGTCCAGAGAGGCTTCTCCAATAAATTGCTTCCTGCAAAAGTCAAGAGAAAAGGAGGATAATCCTGAGCCAGcaataaaaatttgaagaagaggaggagggcgggagcaggagagggggaggagggaaaacgacaatggaagaggcagaaataagtAGCCACTTAGGACAGTGTCTTCTGAAGGAAAGGACggataaaggaaaaagaatcaaagataGCAGGGAATAGAGTAGTCAGGGTGACACAAGATGTTTCTTTGGTTGGGAGATTTGTAGGCTTGAGTCTTAAGGAATTTAAGGAAGTGAGGAAATAATGCAGGGGCAGGCTAGCCAATGGTCAGAAGAAAAGG encodes:
- the LOC103552492 gene encoding WD repeat-containing protein 87-like — encoded protein: MSVKSWNSTRMSSSSRLIPEWKDLKLLIDNKLKDIKADRKPKNDVVVLSDWPETLYQEPHHPRSKPFICFYSINANYFVSLNWVEPSSKETQAVLWVQEKDLEMAGMIEKTKFNVMDQVPPIEAMVHTGSYHMLIAYCGDMHLWLFGDHHQAFTPLGTVPCRFSISCLCYDSEAEMLLSGTLGAVVTWFISPNGRGLEMAQAVPLPGCEFVQGFSLNGPRGSLLALCENKVRVFTHQGQGRLEEVKKFIPVGSGSSITCSFTCVSQGYLYAGNRNGEIHAWGLDQGNFLHSFQAHSSSVICIHSRPEAHTLLTAGSEGVVREWNLAFGNLLRQLNIAGDLQQLQFIDNTAFFCQTTYTFSLYRLPYFYSLFNVCGSPPQQVQRVCCGHNWTRILCATKDGLLRFLSPVTGDLLVITWPLLVMDKAVAWAYDSDREELFVATDSPEVLVFDATRSPCTAKYLVCTSVNHEDRVRCLAYAQSCLGKGLVGLMFCGHESGIVRILSHYSCARTEKTVHSGAVLALSTLEGPQEDCLLCSYSMDNVVHLTEAVLQGNKVTLKPVSKIFCSSLLTYVILLPGSVGAITENNCWRLWHYQDFPTSSGSEQSSRFKETKRLHECAITSFDVCLSLKLFVTGGTDGSVRIWDFHGRLITELDSALHFGPLCFANNRGDLLVTFNQSLYLVSCLKLLHPARLTHLTILNSADHRQEAPKPFLPSFFFSFETVFVPKFVYLGQGLQELQGLEALVNKRVIAFDNTVPHVVEEERHMSSVIPEGSKSHILEDKGIDSSTLDSRHNRPLHVVPAQLRLAGWDGLKPYHMLRCFFGHGRQWPLAPDGYIPNSVIRARLWPEGTPIFLRCDLYPSYRDEERDKSELSPMTLTEEKISMGKQEKKPRKGKRSFFDVLLSMKNQNWMGKFDERLINNAIEAILSLTICCSVEQYKTYISVLAKTFANYEVPSKLRSEAACRFLEDTTYSNPRIRELAWEALERLGLISHLFAIPLAVGLMDSNENVRAKALYLMIRVTGIQTKTMLVGLLKKPETLQEMQKQFIGEASLDQLLGIQAKDIQWLLTQVQQRLKENLTLSRGDQEFTFSLDRARASELEALYEETRTPFSEHKKIIKPRRRTTHIQARSRYHSKKDLKVSRKQRRTESVKFSPVLVESEDQGEQREARKSGQTDTQDVALEPEPTLSTFSPVGSQEDAESQEVALEATEATEAQEVMEVMKAIDQHGMKEDEEVIPTLQKQQYVKGLWKSALKKGHENAYVKLKEKKHSEVISETPAEEPKEEVVQVTEQEEDTRKKSKKSSHGLAGIPGRASRSDTRSWRDDICYLVTSRIASTHPGMLRDLGQELVDLAQVMLASRQPSWDLFQEICPLLKDSSELDDRGVEEKEKVVREVKEERTVGWREQRGEKLLKKGKALFEKVKKKKISFSDHLVLEKRKLKKGVRELARREGKIAEEERKLSKPERKLVQGKEKLTKDKKKLTHQEGKIAGKEEILAFPQKILTKKLGLGEKKWTGREGRLPGKRERVTRKDGKATPERRKWDREQIMLAQEEGVWAQEEGLPVWEERKLSQEEEELGEEEEELSEEEEELGEEEEELGEGEEELGEEEEELGEEEEELGEGEEELGEEEEELGEEEEELGEEEEELGEEEEELGEEEEELGEEEEELAWEEELILDIQKQAEEWKKVLRKRRHIWSMEKLVEEEAWKRGKLAQEKEYLSREEEGLSGKDRKQALKRANMAKQEITLTQEKKKWLVNKKKEAHKEEQTQEKKKQDGKQEKEDQKERQAKKEEKQAKDKQLAWQRKKPGLEEEEPFGEMEKLSQEGDKKTQKKETKAWEKERRAREEEKTTEKKKQQARVKKKMDLGEEKQAEEMERWSQEEKKQAQKEKRWDQKEEKLAQKVEKEAEGKKQGREKMKLIPEEEKMKEIEEVSPKEKKQAMEKEKQAKKEEKKKEEIKEVSPKEKKQPMEKEKQAKKEEKKTEEIEEVSPKEKKQAMEKEKQAKKEEKKKEEIEEVSRKEKKQAMEKEKEPKKEEKKKEEIEEVSPKEKKQAMEKGKQAKKEEKKTEEIEEVPPKEKKQAMEKEKQAKKEEKKKEETEEVTPKERKQAMEKEKQAKKEEKKKEETEEVSRKEKKQAMEKGKQAKKEEKKTEEIEEVTSKERKQAMEKEKQAKKEEKKKEETEEVTPKERKQAMEKEKQAKKEEKKTEEIEEVPPKEKKQAMEKEKQAKKEEKKKEEIEEVTPKERKQAMEKEKQAKKEEKKKEEIKEVSPKEKKQAMEKEKQTKKEEKWVGQDKKAIEEKKQWTYEKGQLALQEEKQAQKERIQGQKEEKESEQKKQWAWEKERLSLEEEEQAGDMEKRLTQEGSKVAKEERHIAKKGKAKAKEGIGITKRKKKTTQEEKEVVKEEGKPSQEERKLAYDIRTKETAAAEKKKKRTKEERIEAMRKLDMEKGISSEDKEASSREKDIRKKESQLLRILAKTIREISTATLEETEILEEKRSFIMERSEIDDQRWEFFKEQEEITTDEKELAQKERKLEDDRLATKERTLTDEESLEEDQRLLQKAQENTLLDKIQVQSILKEVQEQNLLGKKQLKKLVKRVENKPEKTWVKWLLKNIRGLMLEGLSESLIKKEIEEGPTKKGKEEESLTEEGEEEELLPQREKRKHLIKKQKKKVSLSEEKLEENLAKKPKSSAQRRKKEKRLLPEKERLRRKETEGPHEEAKEHLSKEEEESLSEEESPSGEESLSEEEEESLSEEEKESPSEEEESPSEEKESLSEEEKESLSEEEKESPSEEEESLSEDEESLSEEEKESPSEEEEESPSEEEESLSEDEESLSEEEKESPSEEEEESPREEEESLSEDEESLSEEEKESPSEEEESLSEDEESLSEEEKESPSEEEEESPSEEEEESPREEEGEESLSKDEEKESRLMEAVLLEERVLKTELAKEEVSLLKPVTEGDVLTEERERRARREMPFKKERLPDGRREPTLMDTATWTTFLKSPFKIPLPVVLEKEEGMPLKVLGDHLDLEAQENRLLGARPMTSSWRRQEDVLLEKARGMFLQVMETGLETQFPEGLHRPEFHLSETRKPQKPEWRTKGGRWKWDSLMGKTEYQAPAPAPAPSLTSMPAQSPCYSEASLSDEDWINNALIRLEAGQQLSRDSFHRLSQLLRHLTSKGYVKWTNLSNLKAIAKHLRQNLELSHTDIARTYKDVLSPVHLQVIPPIRRKEKGRWLELFPIPEPVSPSATKRTQTAQTLNWHLLAESYRRKQAQQLSTAVKEIRQLYPVRKEVPTAIHPSVDKKSLSWTFQKDFWALRGRSELPQIHKAKKKALPIPAPVLPSTTKRIQVPKAINWHLLGEPYRSARAQQIASALKDMEMRHFYPDTRDISTSAHASVDKQTLALMFQKDLRAFKGKGRPLKLPQLEKKPQPISKIKEAVPQWETFVALYHVLRMLQQRYAKDSTAWMEQFHQLMDLYQLKSPRIQRLLLELLHRKELQPQETIYNKALKTKELVLGERVLYDLFCGSSHAPGGPLKFQKVIPLPGQNKVHTIQPVGIAQYGFLELAWKSLPQVNPYLIERPPTTPTRPL